One window of Bacteroides sp. AN502(2024) genomic DNA carries:
- a CDS encoding glycoside hydrolase family 10 protein, with protein MRYTIFILSLLFPFLSVAAQPKHEVRAAWVTAVYGLDWPRTRATTPQTIRKQKEELTDILDKLKAANFNTVLFQTRTRGDVLYPSAIEPFNSILTGKIGGNPGYDPLAFAVEECHKRGMECHAWMVTIPLGNKKHVASLGSRSVTKRMKDICVPYKSEYFLNPGHPATKEYLMKLVREVVSGYDVDGVHFDYLRYPENAPFFPDKYDFHRYNKGRTLEQWRRDNISEIVRYIYKGVKAMKPWVKVSTCPVGKYRDTSRYPSRGWNAFFTVYQDPQGWMGEGIMDQIYPMMYFRGNNFYPFALDWQEQSNGRQVIPGLGIYFLHPDEGKWTRDEIDRQMNFIRNQKMAGEGHYRVKYLTENTQGIYDELAENFYAYPALQPPMPWLDDIAPTAPSALKITHTDHGYTELTWQAATDNDRRNQPMYVIYASNDYPVDTNRPENIVAQNIREPGYVYAPILPWNAKKHFAVTAVDRYGNESIATQEQTDQP; from the coding sequence ATGCGCTATACTATTTTCATTCTTTCACTTTTGTTTCCTTTCCTCTCTGTAGCTGCGCAGCCCAAACACGAAGTTCGTGCCGCATGGGTGACAGCGGTGTATGGACTGGACTGGCCTCGCACACGTGCGACAACTCCTCAAACAATCCGCAAGCAGAAAGAAGAATTAACAGATATTCTTGATAAGTTGAAGGCTGCCAACTTCAACACGGTCCTATTCCAAACCCGTACTCGTGGAGATGTTTTATATCCTTCAGCAATCGAACCTTTCAACTCGATCCTGACCGGAAAGATAGGAGGAAACCCGGGATATGATCCGCTGGCCTTTGCCGTTGAAGAATGCCATAAACGGGGAATGGAATGTCATGCCTGGATGGTAACGATCCCATTGGGGAATAAGAAGCATGTTGCTTCTCTCGGCAGTCGGTCTGTCACCAAGCGGATGAAAGATATCTGCGTTCCTTACAAAAGCGAATATTTCCTCAATCCGGGACATCCGGCAACGAAGGAGTATTTGATGAAACTGGTGCGGGAAGTCGTAAGCGGTTATGATGTGGACGGAGTGCATTTTGACTATCTGCGTTATCCGGAGAATGCTCCTTTTTTCCCTGATAAATATGATTTCCACCGATATAATAAAGGACGCACACTGGAGCAGTGGCGCCGGGATAATATCTCCGAGATTGTACGTTATATATATAAAGGTGTAAAGGCCATGAAGCCTTGGGTCAAAGTAAGTACCTGTCCGGTAGGCAAATACCGGGATACTTCGCGTTATCCTTCCCGTGGATGGAATGCTTTCTTTACCGTTTATCAGGACCCGCAAGGTTGGATGGGAGAAGGAATTATGGACCAGATTTATCCGATGATGTATTTCCGGGGAAACAATTTCTATCCTTTTGCCCTCGACTGGCAGGAACAGAGTAACGGACGACAGGTCATTCCGGGACTTGGCATTTATTTTCTTCATCCCGATGAAGGCAAATGGACACGTGATGAAATAGATCGTCAGATGAACTTCATCCGCAATCAGAAAATGGCAGGTGAAGGGCATTACCGGGTGAAATACCTGACGGAAAACACGCAGGGTATTTATGACGAATTAGCCGAGAATTTTTATGCATATCCTGCCCTACAACCTCCTATGCCATGGCTGGATGATATTGCACCTACAGCTCCTTCTGCGCTGAAAATTACTCATACCGATCATGGATATACCGAATTAACCTGGCAAGCGGCTACTGACAATGACCGGCGCAACCAACCCATGTATGTTATTTATGCTTCTAACGATTATCCGGTAGATACCAACCGACCGGAAAATATCGTCGCACAAAATATCCGGGAGCCCGGTTATGTGTATGCCCCTATCCTGCCTTGGAATGCAAAAAAGCACTTCGCAGTGACGGCTGTTGACCGCTATGGAAATGAAAGTATAGCGACGCAGGAACAAACGGATCAGCCGTAA
- a CDS encoding ATP-binding protein — translation MESFYRTHAYLVEHTNAPVRRDLMDEIDWSDRLIGIKGTRGVGKTTFLLQYAKEKFGNDRSCLFINMNNFYFSGHSIVDFANEFQKRGGKVLLIDQMFKHPEWSKELRMCYDRFPNLKIIFTGSSVMRLKEENLELRDIVKSYNLRGFSFREFLNLQTGMKFRAYSLEEILSAHEQIAKGVLSKVRPLDYFQDYLHHGFYPFFLEKRNFSENLLKTMNMMVEVDILLIKQIELKYLSKIKKLLYLLAVDGPKAPNVSQLASDIQTSRATVMNYIKYLADARLINLVYPKGEEFPKKPSKIMMHNSNLMYSIYPVKVDEQDVLDTFFVNSLWKDHKVHKGDKNVSFMVDEVMPFKICPEGAKIKNNPNVTYALHKAEIGRGNQIPLWMFGFLY, via the coding sequence ATGGAATCATTCTATCGCACACACGCTTACCTCGTTGAGCATACCAATGCTCCCGTTCGCCGCGATCTTATGGACGAGATCGACTGGAGCGACCGCCTGATTGGTATCAAAGGGACACGTGGCGTAGGAAAAACCACTTTCCTTCTTCAATACGCCAAAGAGAAATTCGGGAACGACCGTTCCTGTCTGTTCATCAACATGAACAATTTCTACTTCTCCGGTCACAGCATTGTAGACTTTGCCAACGAATTCCAGAAACGTGGCGGAAAGGTACTGTTGATTGACCAGATGTTCAAACATCCGGAGTGGAGCAAAGAGCTGCGCATGTGTTACGATCGTTTTCCTAATCTGAAGATTATCTTTACCGGCTCATCCGTGATGCGACTGAAAGAAGAGAATCTGGAATTACGCGATATTGTAAAAAGCTATAACCTGCGCGGATTCTCGTTCCGTGAATTCCTGAACTTGCAAACAGGCATGAAATTCAGGGCATACAGTCTCGAAGAGATTCTTAGCGCTCACGAACAGATTGCCAAAGGGGTACTCTCCAAAGTTCGTCCGCTCGATTATTTTCAGGATTACCTGCATCACGGATTCTATCCGTTCTTCCTCGAGAAACGTAATTTCTCGGAGAATTTGCTAAAAACGATGAACATGATGGTGGAAGTAGATATCCTGCTCATCAAACAAATCGAACTGAAATATCTTTCAAAGATAAAAAAATTACTATATTTGCTCGCTGTCGACGGGCCGAAAGCTCCGAATGTGAGCCAACTGGCAAGTGACATACAGACATCTCGCGCTACGGTAATGAATTATATCAAGTATCTGGCAGATGCGCGACTCATTAACCTGGTTTATCCGAAAGGGGAAGAATTCCCTAAAAAACCTTCGAAGATAATGATGCACAACTCTAATCTGATGTATTCCATCTATCCGGTGAAAGTGGACGAGCAAGATGTGCTCGACACATTCTTTGTAAATTCTTTATGGAAAGACCATAAGGTACATAAAGGCGATAAGAATGTCTCTTTTATGGTGGACGAAGTAATGCCGTTCAAAATTTGCCCGGAAGGAGCAAAAATAAAGAACAATCCGAATGTAACGTACGCGTTGCATAAGGCTGAAATAGGTCGAGGCAACCAAATACCTCTCTGGATGTTCGGCTTTTTATATTAA
- the nifJ gene encoding pyruvate:ferredoxin (flavodoxin) oxidoreductase codes for MTKQKKFITCDGNQAAAHISYMFSEVAAIYPITPSSTMAEYVDEWAAAGRKNIFGETVLVQEMQSEGGAAGAVHGSLQAGALTTTYTASQGLLLMIPNMYKIAGEFLPCVFHVSARTLASHALCIFGDHQDVMSARQTGFAMLAEGSVQEVMDLAGVAHLATIKSRVPFINFFDGFRTSHEIQKIEMLENDDLAPLIDQEALAEFRARALNPMKPVARGMAENPDHFFQHRESCNNYYEAVPAIVEEYMNEISKITGRKYGLFDYYGAEDAERVIIAMGSVTEAAREAIDYLVANGEKVGMVAVHLYRPFSAKHFLAAVPKTAKSVAVLDRTKEPGANGEPLYLDVKNCFYGTENAPIVVGGRYGLGSKDTTPAQILSVFENLAMPMPKNHFTIGIVDDVTFTSLPQKEEIALGGEGMFEAKFYGLGADGTVGANKNSVKIIGDNTDKHCQAYFSYDSKKSGGFTCSHLRFGDKPIRSTYLVNTPNFVACHVQAYLHMYDVTRGLRKNGSFLLNTIWEGEELAKNLPNKVKKYFAQNNISVYYINATQIAQEIGLGNRTNTILQSAFFRITGVIPVEQAVEQMKKFIVKSYGKKGEDVVNKNYAAVDRGSEYKTLVVDPAWANLPDDAKAENNDPAFINEVVRPINAQDGDLLPVSTFKGIEDGTWHQGTAKYEKRGVAAFVPEWNPENCIQCNKCAYVCPHASIRPFVLDAEEQKGAKFEQLKAVGKVFDGMTFRVQVDVLDCLGCGNCADICPGNPKKGGKALTMKHLESQLAEADNWTYCVDNVKTKQHLVDIKSNVKNSQFATPLFEFSGACAGCGETPYVKLISQLFGDREMVANATGCSSIYSGSVPSTPYTTNENGHGPAWANSLFEDFCEFGLGMELANEKMRARIVKVMNEAIAADCTPAEVKELFSEWINNMLDADKTKELAAKIIPVVEANKDKCNYCKQIAELQQYLVKRSQWIIGGDGASYDIGYGGLDHVIASGKDVNILVLDTEVYSNTGGQSSKATPVGAIAKFAAAGKRVRKKDLGLMATTYGYVYVAQIAMGADQAQTLKAIREAEAYPGPSLIIAYAPCINHGLKAGMGKSQEEEEKAVKCGYWHLWRYNPALEEEGKNPFQLDSKEPNWEDFQNFLKGEVRYASVMKQYPAEAEELFKAAEENAKWRYNSYKRLARENWGAE; via the coding sequence ATGACTAAACAGAAGAAATTCATCACTTGTGATGGTAATCAAGCTGCAGCACATATCTCGTATATGTTCTCTGAAGTAGCAGCGATCTACCCCATCACTCCTTCTTCGACTATGGCTGAGTACGTAGACGAATGGGCTGCCGCAGGACGTAAGAACATCTTCGGCGAAACAGTATTGGTGCAAGAAATGCAATCTGAAGGTGGTGCTGCCGGTGCAGTTCACGGTTCTCTTCAGGCTGGTGCATTGACTACTACTTACACTGCTTCTCAGGGGCTTCTCCTGATGATCCCTAATATGTACAAAATTGCGGGTGAGTTCTTGCCTTGCGTATTCCATGTATCTGCCCGTACATTGGCTTCTCATGCCTTGTGTATCTTCGGTGACCACCAAGACGTAATGTCGGCTCGTCAGACAGGCTTTGCCATGTTGGCTGAAGGCTCTGTACAGGAAGTTATGGATTTGGCTGGTGTTGCTCACTTGGCTACCATCAAATCTCGTGTTCCGTTCATTAACTTCTTCGATGGTTTCCGTACATCTCACGAAATCCAGAAGATTGAAATGTTGGAAAACGATGACCTTGCTCCGCTGATCGATCAGGAAGCTTTGGCTGAATTCCGTGCCCGCGCACTGAACCCGATGAAACCGGTGGCTCGTGGTATGGCTGAAAACCCTGATCACTTCTTCCAGCATCGTGAATCATGCAACAACTACTATGAAGCAGTTCCTGCTATCGTAGAAGAATACATGAATGAAATTTCTAAGATTACAGGTCGTAAATACGGTTTGTTCGATTACTATGGTGCAGAAGATGCAGAACGTGTAATCATCGCTATGGGTTCGGTAACGGAAGCTGCCCGCGAAGCTATCGACTACCTGGTAGCAAACGGTGAAAAAGTGGGTATGGTTGCTGTACACCTGTATCGTCCGTTCTCGGCTAAACACTTCCTGGCTGCAGTACCTAAGACTGCCAAGAGTGTCGCAGTTCTCGACCGTACTAAAGAACCGGGTGCTAACGGTGAGCCGCTTTATCTTGACGTTAAAAACTGCTTCTACGGTACAGAAAATGCTCCGATTGTCGTTGGTGGTCGCTACGGTTTGGGTTCTAAAGATACGACTCCTGCTCAAATCCTTTCAGTATTCGAAAACTTGGCGATGCCAATGCCGAAGAACCACTTTACTATCGGTATCGTAGACGACGTTACCTTCACTTCTCTTCCTCAAAAAGAAGAAATCGCTTTGGGTGGAGAAGGTATGTTCGAAGCTAAATTCTACGGTTTGGGCGCTGACGGTACTGTAGGTGCTAACAAGAACTCTGTAAAGATTATCGGTGACAATACCGACAAACACTGTCAGGCTTACTTCTCTTACGACTCTAAGAAGTCAGGTGGTTTCACCTGTTCTCACTTGCGTTTCGGTGATAAACCGATCCGTTCCACTTATCTGGTAAATACTCCGAACTTCGTTGCTTGTCACGTTCAGGCTTACCTGCACATGTACGATGTAACTCGCGGTTTGCGTAAGAACGGTTCTTTCTTGCTGAACACGATCTGGGAAGGTGAAGAACTGGCTAAGAATCTGCCAAATAAAGTGAAGAAATATTTCGCACAGAACAATATTTCTGTATACTATATCAACGCAACACAGATTGCACAGGAAATTGGTTTGGGTAACCGTACCAACACGATCCTTCAATCTGCATTCTTCCGTATCACAGGCGTTATTCCTGTAGAACAGGCTGTTGAACAGATGAAGAAGTTCATCGTTAAGTCTTACGGTAAGAAGGGTGAAGATGTTGTTAACAAGAACTATGCTGCCGTTGACCGTGGTAGTGAATACAAGACGTTGGTCGTTGATCCTGCTTGGGCTAATCTGCCGGATGACGCAAAAGCCGAAAACAACGATCCTGCATTCATCAACGAAGTGGTTCGCCCGATCAATGCACAAGACGGTGACTTGTTGCCTGTATCTACATTCAAAGGCATCGAAGACGGTACTTGGCATCAAGGTACTGCCAAATACGAAAAACGTGGTGTGGCAGCATTCGTTCCTGAATGGAATCCGGAAAACTGTATCCAGTGTAACAAGTGTGCATACGTTTGTCCTCACGCTTCTATCCGTCCGTTCGTACTCGATGCCGAGGAGCAGAAGGGTGCTAAGTTCGAGCAACTGAAAGCAGTAGGTAAAGTATTCGACGGTATGACATTCCGTGTCCAAGTGGACGTTCTCGACTGTCTGGGTTGCGGCAACTGTGCCGACATCTGTCCGGGCAATCCGAAGAAAGGTGGCAAAGCGTTGACAATGAAACACCTCGAAAGCCAATTGGCTGAAGCTGACAACTGGACTTACTGTGTAGACAACGTGAAGACTAAACAACATCTTGTTGACATCAAGTCTAACGTGAAAAACTCACAGTTCGCTACTCCGTTGTTTGAGTTCTCTGGTGCCTGCGCCGGTTGTGGTGAAACTCCGTATGTGAAATTGATTTCTCAATTGTTCGGTGACCGTGAAATGGTTGCTAACGCTACCGGATGTTCTTCTATCTACTCGGGTTCTGTTCCTTCTACTCCGTATACGACAAACGAAAACGGACACGGTCCTGCTTGGGCTAACTCACTGTTTGAAGACTTCTGTGAATTCGGTTTGGGTATGGAATTGGCCAACGAAAAGATGCGTGCCCGTATCGTGAAAGTGATGAACGAAGCTATTGCTGCCGACTGCACTCCTGCAGAAGTAAAAGAACTGTTCTCAGAATGGATCAACAATATGCTGGATGCAGACAAGACGAAGGAATTAGCTGCTAAGATCATTCCGGTTGTTGAAGCCAATAAGGATAAATGCAACTACTGCAAACAAATCGCCGAACTGCAGCAATATCTTGTAAAACGCAGCCAGTGGATCATTGGTGGTGACGGTGCTTCTTATGATATCGGCTACGGTGGTCTTGACCATGTAATCGCTTCCGGTAAGGATGTTAACATCCTCGTTCTGGATACTGAGGTTTACTCTAACACAGGTGGTCAGTCTTCTAAGGCTACTCCGGTAGGTGCTATCGCCAAGTTCGCTGCTGCCGGTAAGCGTGTACGTAAGAAAGACCTCGGTCTGATGGCTACTACTTACGGTTATGTATATGTTGCACAGATCGCTATGGGTGCCGACCAAGCGCAAACTCTGAAGGCTATCCGTGAAGCTGAAGCATATCCCGGACCCTCTTTGATTATCGCTTACGCTCCGTGTATCAACCACGGTCTGAAAGCAGGTATGGGTAAGAGCCAGGAAGAAGAAGAAAAGGCTGTTAAGTGCGGTTACTGGCACTTGTGGCGTTACAACCCGGCTTTGGAAGAAGAAGGCAAGAACCCATTCCAATTGGATAGCAAAGAACCGAACTGGGAAGATTTCCAAAACTTCTTGAAGGGTGAAGTTCGTTACGCTTCTGTAATGAAACAATATCCTGCTGAAGCTGAAGAACTGTTCAAAGCTGCTGAAGAAAACGCTAAATGGCGTTACAACAGCTACAAACGTTTGGCTAGAGAAAACTGGGGTGCTGAATAA
- a CDS encoding glycine betaine ABC transporter substrate-binding protein, with the protein MRIYNLAGIILSALLLLASCMNPNMGKKKVKIAYANWLEGIAMSHLAKVVLEEQGYEVELQNADLAPIFVSMSGKKSDVFLDAWLPITMKEYMNQYGDNVEFLGEVYGEARVGLVVPQYVTINSIDELAANKDRFSSEIVGIDAGAGIMKTTDKAISAYGLGGYNLMTSSSSTMVASLKKAMDKGEWIVITGWTPHWMFDQYDLKFLDDPKKVYGDLEEIHAIAWKGFSEKDPFAAEFLGNFKLTTEELSSFMTAMKDARMDEEEIARKWRDEHRELVDRWIPKSKNVQNN; encoded by the coding sequence ATGAGAATATATAACTTAGCGGGAATAATACTTTCCGCTCTGCTTTTGCTGGCTTCCTGTATGAATCCGAACATGGGCAAAAAGAAAGTGAAAATAGCCTATGCTAACTGGCTGGAGGGTATTGCTATGAGCCACTTGGCTAAGGTCGTATTAGAAGAACAAGGGTACGAAGTTGAATTGCAAAACGCGGACCTTGCTCCGATTTTCGTGTCTATGTCGGGAAAGAAATCGGATGTCTTTTTGGATGCCTGGTTGCCGATAACAATGAAAGAATATATGAACCAATACGGAGATAACGTAGAATTTCTAGGTGAAGTGTATGGAGAAGCACGTGTCGGACTGGTCGTGCCCCAATATGTTACCATTAATTCCATAGACGAACTGGCAGCCAATAAAGACCGTTTTTCTTCTGAAATAGTCGGAATCGATGCCGGAGCGGGAATTATGAAAACTACGGATAAAGCTATCTCTGCTTACGGACTTGGCGGGTATAACCTCATGACTTCGAGTAGCTCCACCATGGTGGCCTCTTTGAAAAAGGCGATGGATAAAGGAGAATGGATTGTGATCACAGGCTGGACACCGCATTGGATGTTTGATCAGTATGACTTGAAATTCCTGGATGACCCGAAGAAGGTGTATGGAGACTTGGAAGAAATACATGCCATCGCCTGGAAAGGCTTCAGTGAAAAAGACCCGTTTGCCGCTGAATTTTTGGGCAACTTCAAACTGACAACAGAAGAACTTAGCTCTTTTATGACTGCAATGAAGGATGCCCGGATGGATGAAGAAGAAATAGCCCGAAAATGGAGGGATGAACATCGTGAGTTAGTCGATAGGTGGATACCGAAATCAAAGAATGTACAGAATAACTAG
- a CDS encoding ABC transporter permease: protein MINMGQYIEMAINWLMVHFSTFFDAVNASIGSFIIGFQHILFGIPFYITILVLASFAWMKAGRGTAIFTVLGLLLIYGMGFWEATMQTLALVFSSTCLALIVGVPLGVWTANSPRAEKILRPVLDLMQTMPAFVYLIPAVLFFGLGAVPGVFATIIFAMPPVVRLTGLGIRQVPKNVVEASRSFGATRWQLLYKVQIPLALPTILTGVNQTIMMSLSMVVIAAMIAAGGLGEIVLKGITQMKIGLGFEGGIAVVILAIILDRITQGITGRKNKKN from the coding sequence ATGATAAATATGGGACAATATATAGAGATGGCCATCAATTGGCTAATGGTACATTTTTCCACTTTCTTTGATGCCGTGAATGCGAGCATCGGTAGTTTTATCATAGGATTCCAACACATACTTTTCGGAATACCTTTTTATATCACCATCCTGGTACTTGCTTCATTCGCATGGATGAAAGCAGGACGTGGTACGGCAATTTTTACCGTATTGGGATTATTACTAATCTATGGAATGGGATTTTGGGAGGCTACTATGCAAACTCTGGCTCTTGTTTTTTCATCTACCTGTCTGGCTCTGATTGTTGGTGTACCTTTAGGAGTGTGGACGGCAAACAGTCCGCGTGCAGAGAAAATACTCCGTCCTGTTCTCGACTTGATGCAGACGATGCCTGCTTTTGTTTACCTGATTCCTGCCGTTCTTTTCTTCGGCTTGGGAGCGGTTCCCGGGGTTTTTGCAACTATCATTTTCGCTATGCCGCCCGTAGTCCGTCTTACCGGATTGGGAATCCGACAGGTTCCTAAAAATGTAGTGGAAGCTTCCCGTTCATTTGGAGCTACCCGTTGGCAGTTGCTGTATAAAGTGCAGATTCCTTTGGCATTACCTACCATCCTGACCGGAGTAAACCAAACCATCATGATGTCGCTCTCCATGGTTGTCATCGCTGCAATGATTGCTGCCGGTGGTTTGGGGGAAATTGTATTGAAAGGTATTACTCAAATGAAAATCGGACTCGGCTTTGAGGGTGGTATAGCAGTGGTAATCTTAGCCATTATCTTAGACCGTATCACGCAAGGTATAACAGGACGAAAGAATAAGAAAAACTAA
- a CDS encoding glycine betaine/L-proline ABC transporter ATP-binding protein, translating into MSKIEIKDLYLIFGHEKQKALEMLKKDKSKAEILKDTGCTVGVKDANLSINEGEFFVIMGLSGSGKSTLLRCINRLIRPTAGQVLVNGVDISKISEKELLQVRRKELAMVFQNFGLLPHRSVLSNIAFGLELQGVKKEEREKKAMESMKLVGLKGYENQMVGELSGGMQQRVGLARALANNPEVLLMDEAFSALDPLIRVQMQDELLALQSKMKKTIVFITHDLSEAIKLGDRIAIMKDGEVVQVGTSEEILTEPANEYVARFVENVDRSKIITASSLMIDKPLVARLKKEGPEVLIRKMRAKNITVLPVIDADDKLVGEVGLNDLLKLRSRQEKSIETIVRTEVHSVLEDTVLEDILPLMTKSNSPVWVIDETREFLGTIPLSSLIIEVTGKDKEEINEIIQNAIDL; encoded by the coding sequence ATGAGTAAAATAGAAATAAAGGATTTGTATCTTATCTTTGGTCACGAGAAGCAGAAAGCACTCGAGATGCTGAAAAAGGATAAGAGTAAAGCGGAAATACTGAAAGATACCGGTTGCACGGTAGGAGTGAAAGATGCCAATCTTTCAATAAATGAAGGAGAGTTTTTTGTGATAATGGGGCTCTCGGGAAGTGGAAAATCGACATTACTGCGTTGTATCAATCGTCTGATACGTCCCACAGCCGGACAAGTACTTGTGAATGGAGTAGATATATCTAAAATATCCGAAAAAGAGTTGTTGCAGGTTCGCCGGAAAGAGCTGGCGATGGTTTTCCAGAATTTCGGTTTGTTGCCTCACCGTTCTGTATTGAGCAATATTGCATTCGGCCTTGAACTTCAGGGGGTGAAGAAAGAGGAGCGTGAAAAGAAAGCCATGGAAAGTATGAAGCTAGTCGGGCTGAAAGGGTATGAGAATCAGATGGTGGGTGAACTTTCCGGTGGAATGCAACAGCGTGTCGGACTGGCACGTGCCCTAGCCAATAATCCCGAAGTACTTTTAATGGATGAGGCTTTCTCTGCTCTCGATCCTCTGATTCGGGTGCAGATGCAGGACGAACTACTGGCCTTGCAGTCAAAGATGAAAAAGACGATTGTCTTTATTACCCATGACTTGAGTGAAGCGATTAAACTGGGCGACCGTATTGCCATTATGAAAGATGGAGAGGTGGTGCAGGTAGGTACGTCAGAAGAAATACTGACTGAGCCGGCTAACGAGTATGTGGCCCGTTTTGTTGAAAATGTGGACAGGAGTAAAATTATCACTGCTTCATCCTTGATGATTGACAAGCCATTGGTTGCCCGTCTGAAGAAAGAAGGCCCCGAAGTGTTGATTCGTAAGATGCGTGCTAAAAATATTACCGTATTACCTGTAATAGATGCCGATGATAAGCTGGTTGGAGAAGTAGGTCTAAACGATTTGCTCAAGTTACGTAGCAGACAAGAAAAATCCATTGAAACGATTGTGCGTACAGAAGTACACTCAGTGTTGGAAGATACAGTGTTGGAGGATATCCTTCCTTTAATGACAAAGAGCAATTCGCCGGTGTGGGTGATTGATGAGACGCGCGAGTTTTTAGGAACCATCCCGCTTTCCTCTTTAATCATTGAAGTGACCGGGAAAGATAAAGAAGAAATAAACGAAATAATTCAAAACGCAATAGATTTATGA
- a CDS encoding MGMT family protein: MKDYKVDKASLSASFCQEVYQVVREIPIGKVSTYGGIAALLGMPQCSRMVGRALKQIPDDLFAPCHRVVNASGRLVPGWAEQKQLLLEEGISFKQNGCVDLKRHLWNYSTSD; this comes from the coding sequence ATGAAAGATTATAAAGTAGACAAGGCAAGCCTTTCCGCCTCCTTTTGCCAAGAGGTGTATCAGGTTGTCCGGGAAATTCCGATAGGTAAGGTTTCTACCTATGGAGGAATCGCAGCATTATTGGGAATGCCTCAATGCTCCCGTATGGTGGGACGTGCTTTGAAGCAGATTCCGGATGATTTATTTGCACCCTGTCACCGGGTTGTCAATGCGTCGGGACGCCTTGTACCTGGTTGGGCAGAGCAAAAGCAGCTCTTGTTGGAAGAGGGGATTTCTTTCAAACAAAATGGATGTGTAGACCTGAAAAGGCATCTTTGGAATTACTCTACTTCTGACTAA